A genomic segment from Fuerstiella sp. encodes:
- a CDS encoding fumarylacetoacetate hydrolase family protein — translation MKLARVRKSDGIVEVVQDCGDHVLTLDLTQVETCETLADVLHSEDPVGLARFLLRPETAPVPVQNVTFLAPIDDQEVWAAGVTYKRSQVARMEESETGADHYDRVYTADRPELFFKGMASRVSGPGDPVRVRSDSNWSVPEPEFTLVISPVGKIVGYTVGNDVSARDIEGENPLYLPQAKVYRQCAAAGPSILLAGEPLDPAETKIRLTIERGGSELVSSETALSQMAREFEDLVSWLFREDEFPNGALMMTGTGIVPPDEFTLEDGDQVSIEVTGIGTLTNPVVKSHSGS, via the coding sequence ATGAAGCTGGCCAGAGTCAGAAAATCGGACGGAATCGTGGAGGTTGTGCAGGACTGCGGCGATCATGTACTCACGTTAGACCTTACCCAGGTCGAAACATGCGAGACACTTGCGGATGTTCTTCACTCTGAAGATCCGGTTGGACTGGCTCGCTTCCTGCTGCGTCCCGAAACGGCACCTGTTCCGGTTCAAAACGTGACCTTTCTGGCTCCGATTGATGACCAGGAAGTCTGGGCAGCCGGCGTTACCTACAAACGCAGCCAGGTCGCTCGAATGGAAGAATCGGAAACCGGAGCGGATCATTACGATCGCGTCTATACAGCCGATCGTCCGGAACTGTTTTTTAAAGGAATGGCTTCACGAGTTTCCGGGCCCGGAGATCCGGTACGAGTTCGCAGTGACAGCAACTGGTCCGTTCCGGAACCGGAATTCACCCTGGTGATCAGTCCTGTCGGGAAGATTGTCGGCTATACCGTTGGAAATGACGTGTCGGCGCGCGACATTGAAGGTGAGAATCCTTTGTATCTTCCACAGGCCAAGGTCTATCGGCAGTGCGCTGCCGCCGGCCCTTCCATTCTGCTGGCCGGGGAACCGCTGGATCCGGCCGAGACAAAAATTCGACTCACGATCGAGCGGGGAGGTTCGGAATTGGTTTCAAGTGAGACAGCGCTGTCACAGATGGCGAGGGAATTCGAGGACCTTGTCTCCTGGCTGTTTCGCGAAGACGAATTTCCCAACGGCGCTCTCATGATGACCGGGACTGGTATTGTACCTCCTGACGAATTTACTCTTGAGGATGGAGATCAGGTTTCGATCGAAGTCACCGGAATCGGGACACTCACAAATCCGGTCGTTAAGAGTCATTCGGGAAGTTGA
- a CDS encoding RluA family pseudouridine synthase, with protein MTADPADDFHNRHSDFKNGEPVHITVEARAHGWRLDHYLTRLFPNHSRAALQRTIQNEHTLLNGLVTRSSRRLRVNDRIEIQLPDGDEGRIRPENIPLDVLYEDDSLIVVNKKPGMVVHPGRGNYSGTLTAALQFHFDTLSDSAGKHRPGIVHRLDRDTSGVIVVARDNQVHQLISRQFEQRKVRKEYRAIVRGVPELACDTIRTHVCVHPRVREKMTVCIPGGRSREAVTVYRTAEEFGRWALMELHPQTGRTHQLRVHMLHIGTPILADRLYSGNQTFTSEDLSGAAGSESSGPLLSRQALHAFRLTIRHPVSGMQMQFEAPLPSDMQQTLCALRNYHQNGT; from the coding sequence ATGACGGCTGATCCGGCTGATGATTTTCACAATCGTCACTCCGATTTTAAGAACGGCGAACCGGTTCATATTACAGTGGAGGCACGAGCCCACGGCTGGCGGCTTGATCACTATCTCACTCGACTGTTCCCGAACCACAGCAGAGCTGCGCTTCAGCGAACAATTCAGAATGAACACACACTCCTGAACGGACTGGTCACACGTTCATCGCGCAGACTGCGGGTTAACGACCGCATTGAGATACAGCTGCCGGACGGAGATGAGGGTCGGATACGTCCAGAGAACATCCCGTTAGACGTGTTGTACGAAGATGATTCTCTTATCGTTGTGAATAAAAAACCAGGTATGGTGGTTCATCCTGGTCGTGGAAACTACTCCGGAACTCTCACGGCGGCCCTCCAGTTTCACTTTGACACACTGAGTGATTCTGCGGGAAAACACCGTCCGGGAATCGTTCACCGACTGGATCGTGACACCTCGGGGGTGATTGTGGTGGCCCGGGATAATCAGGTTCATCAACTTATTTCAAGGCAGTTTGAGCAGCGTAAAGTCCGTAAGGAATACCGAGCGATCGTACGAGGTGTTCCGGAACTGGCATGTGATACCATTCGAACCCATGTTTGCGTGCATCCCCGTGTCCGTGAAAAAATGACTGTTTGTATACCCGGTGGTCGCTCACGTGAAGCGGTCACCGTGTATCGTACAGCTGAAGAATTTGGCCGGTGGGCTTTGATGGAACTGCATCCGCAAACCGGTCGTACTCACCAGTTGCGAGTTCACATGCTGCATATTGGAACTCCGATCCTTGCTGATCGACTTTACAGCGGGAATCAAACATTCACATCTGAGGATTTGTCGGGTGCAGCGGGATCGGAAAGTTCCGGTCCCCTACTTTCGCGACAGGCGCTCCACGCCTTTCGACTCACAATTCGACATCCTGTGAGTGGCATGCAAATGCAATTTGAAGCACCATTACCATCTGACATGCAGCAAACACTGTGTGCTTTGCGCAATTACCATCAGAACGGAACATAG
- a CDS encoding glycoside hydrolase family 13 protein produces the protein MSDDMPDWVRDAVFYQIFPDRFARGSAVPPVAYLEDWDAAPTPHGFKGGTLDGITERLDYLTELGINALYLCPVFSSACNHRYHTYDYYQVDPLLGGNKALRNLLDNCHARGVRLILDGVFNHASRGFWQFHHVLENGAASPYRDWFHFDPARLCGQRRFQPYPSESVTAELAGGAGSLETIGYSAWWNLPALPKFNTDCTEAREFLLRVGEYWIEFGIDGWRLDVPNEIDDGEFWREFRRRVRAINPDAYIVGEVWGDAAVWLQGDMWDAVMNYQVTAACLGFFGGSHLDLELARQPSSFGHVRRLSSIEFADEINRILNSYPQCVTESQLNLLDSHDMPRFVSCCGGDTAALRMAWLFVCLLPGTPCVYYGDEVGLVGGQDPDCRRGFPWDESKQDRTLLDWYRQCIEWRRTSRLFRRGSVTITADGEGRILMTSNGDPKMVALFNVNEDAICFDLSQMADLKGTFDISGRTATVVTLS, from the coding sequence ATGTCAGACGACATGCCGGACTGGGTCCGTGACGCTGTTTTCTATCAGATTTTTCCTGATCGGTTTGCCCGTGGTTCTGCTGTGCCACCGGTTGCATATCTTGAAGACTGGGATGCTGCCCCAACCCCGCACGGATTCAAAGGGGGGACGCTCGACGGTATTACTGAACGGCTTGATTATCTGACCGAGCTGGGAATCAATGCTCTATATTTGTGTCCGGTCTTCTCCTCTGCCTGCAACCATCGATACCACACGTACGACTACTATCAGGTCGATCCGTTGCTTGGCGGTAACAAAGCGCTGCGGAACCTGCTGGACAACTGCCACGCGCGCGGTGTCAGACTGATTCTGGATGGTGTGTTTAATCACGCGAGTCGTGGGTTCTGGCAGTTTCACCACGTGCTGGAGAATGGTGCTGCATCACCCTATCGCGACTGGTTCCATTTTGATCCCGCACGACTGTGCGGGCAGCGACGGTTTCAGCCGTATCCGTCCGAGTCGGTGACGGCAGAACTTGCTGGCGGTGCGGGTAGTCTGGAAACGATCGGCTATTCGGCGTGGTGGAATCTTCCTGCACTTCCAAAATTCAATACGGACTGTACCGAAGCCCGTGAATTCCTGTTGAGGGTTGGGGAGTACTGGATCGAATTTGGTATTGATGGCTGGCGTCTTGATGTTCCGAATGAAATTGATGATGGCGAATTCTGGCGGGAGTTTCGCCGGCGTGTGCGGGCGATCAATCCTGATGCTTACATTGTCGGTGAGGTCTGGGGAGATGCGGCAGTATGGCTCCAGGGAGATATGTGGGATGCCGTGATGAATTATCAGGTCACGGCTGCCTGCCTGGGTTTCTTTGGTGGTTCGCACCTTGATCTTGAACTGGCCCGGCAACCATCTTCGTTTGGTCACGTTCGCCGGTTGTCATCCATTGAGTTTGCTGATGAGATCAATCGGATTCTGAACAGTTATCCGCAGTGTGTGACGGAGTCGCAGTTGAATCTGCTCGACAGTCACGATATGCCGCGTTTTGTCAGCTGTTGCGGTGGTGATACGGCGGCACTTCGGATGGCGTGGTTGTTTGTTTGCCTGTTACCTGGAACGCCCTGTGTCTACTACGGTGATGAAGTTGGCCTTGTCGGAGGTCAGGATCCTGACTGCCGACGAGGATTTCCATGGGACGAATCGAAACAGGACCGAACACTGCTGGACTGGTACAGGCAGTGTATTGAGTGGCGGAGAACGAGCCGGTTGTTCCGTCGAGGCTCGGTGACAATTACGGCCGACGGAGAGGGGCGTATTCTGATGACGTCCAATGGTGATCCGAAAATGGTGGCACTTTTCAATGTAAATGAAGATGCCATCTGTTTTGATCTGTCGCAGATGGCAGACCTGAAGGGAACGTTCGACATATCAGGTCGAACGGCCACCGTTGTTACATTATCGTGA
- a CDS encoding cupin domain-containing protein, giving the protein MKHISAHSGSFVPASHEDPASPGVLKRVIATHRDLPSGQVMMVNWARLPGGSAFQSHYHEDMHEVFVLISGRVRMTVSDAVVEMAAGDTVIVEPLEIHSMQNLMDSIAEYVVFGLSVGHGGRTVVVNQ; this is encoded by the coding sequence ATGAAGCACATTTCTGCGCACAGCGGGTCGTTCGTTCCGGCGTCTCACGAAGATCCTGCCAGTCCTGGCGTTCTGAAACGCGTGATTGCCACTCATCGTGATTTACCGTCGGGGCAGGTGATGATGGTCAACTGGGCCAGACTTCCCGGCGGTTCGGCATTTCAGTCACATTATCACGAAGATATGCATGAGGTTTTTGTGTTGATTTCGGGAAGAGTGCGAATGACCGTCAGTGACGCTGTGGTAGAGATGGCTGCCGGCGATACCGTGATCGTGGAGCCTCTCGAAATTCACTCGATGCAGAACCTGATGGATTCTATTGCAGAGTACGTTGTCTTTGGGCTTTCCGTCGGTCATGGTGGCAGGACAGTTGTTGTAAACCAGTAA